A region of candidate division KSB1 bacterium DNA encodes the following proteins:
- a CDS encoding acetyl-CoA C-acetyltransferase, producing the protein MSEFKEVVIASACRTPIGAFQGALSSFSGPQLGSIAIKEALNRAGIKGKDVSEVIMGEVLPAGVGQAPARQASMGAGIPNTVPCLTINKVCGSGLKSVMLAAQAIMVGDADIVVAGGMESMSNAPYLLPKARTGYRLGHGELIDSMIKDGLWDAYNDFHMGNAAELCAKECNVPREAQDEFSINSYKKALDAQKNGYFKDEIVPVEIPQIKSDPILLSEDEGPKRANFEKMLTLRPVFQKDGTVTAANASSINDGAAACVVMSKAQAERLGREPLGTIVAQASAAKAPEWFTMAPADAINLILDKANLKLEDIDLFEVNEAFAVVNLAVGKELGIDLNKMNIHGGAVALGHPLGASGARILTTLLYAMKRQNKKRGLATLCIGGGEASAVVVER; encoded by the coding sequence ATGTCGGAATTTAAAGAAGTCGTTATTGCGAGTGCATGTAGGACACCAATTGGTGCATTTCAAGGGGCTTTAAGTTCATTTTCGGGACCACAGTTGGGCAGCATCGCCATCAAGGAAGCTTTAAACCGCGCCGGTATCAAGGGAAAGGATGTTAGTGAAGTTATCATGGGTGAGGTTCTCCCGGCCGGAGTCGGTCAGGCGCCCGCTCGCCAAGCTTCCATGGGAGCTGGAATTCCTAACACTGTGCCCTGTTTGACCATCAACAAAGTTTGCGGCTCCGGCTTGAAGTCAGTTATGTTGGCTGCGCAAGCGATTATGGTTGGTGATGCAGATATCGTAGTCGCGGGCGGCATGGAAAGCATGTCTAATGCTCCTTATCTTCTACCGAAAGCGAGAACCGGCTACCGGCTTGGACACGGCGAGCTTATTGACAGCATGATCAAAGATGGTTTGTGGGACGCTTACAACGATTTTCACATGGGCAATGCGGCTGAACTGTGCGCCAAAGAATGCAATGTGCCAAGAGAAGCTCAGGATGAGTTCTCTATCAATTCATATAAAAAGGCATTGGATGCGCAAAAGAACGGGTATTTTAAAGATGAAATTGTCCCGGTAGAAATCCCACAAATAAAAAGCGATCCTATTCTCCTTTCCGAAGATGAAGGACCCAAGCGGGCAAATTTTGAAAAAATGCTGACCCTCAGACCGGTTTTTCAAAAAGACGGAACAGTCACAGCTGCAAATGCCTCCTCAATCAATGATGGCGCTGCAGCCTGTGTGGTTATGTCTAAAGCGCAAGCGGAACGTTTAGGAAGAGAGCCTTTGGGAACTATTGTTGCTCAGGCTTCTGCGGCAAAAGCTCCGGAGTGGTTTACCATGGCGCCGGCAGATGCTATCAATTTGATTTTGGACAAAGCCAATTTGAAACTGGAAGACATCGATTTGTTTGAAGTTAATGAAGCGTTTGCTGTCGTAAACCTTGCAGTTGGAAAAGAGCTCGGGATAGATTTGAATAAAATGAATATTCACGGGGGTGCGGTGGCACTCGGCCATCCGCTTGGAGCAAGCGGTGCGAGGATTCTAACCACGCTGCTTTATGCTATGAAGCGCCAGAATAAAAAGAGGGGATTGGCGACACTTTGCATTGGCGGGGGAGAGGCTTCGGCGGTGGTTGTGGAGCGGTAA